Proteins encoded together in one Meles meles chromosome 7, mMelMel3.1 paternal haplotype, whole genome shotgun sequence window:
- the LOC123947439 gene encoding taste receptor type 2 member 42-like encodes MPSGIEHAFLIAATGGFLTGMLGNSFIVLVNCIDWVKGQKLSSADCILTSLAISRIILLCIILLDSYLMVLWPHLYTIDNIVKFVNIFWTLSNHLATWFATCLSVFYFFKIANFSHSCFTWLRRRMSRVLLVLPLGSLLLWLCNFELIDTFSNFLGNVYQRYERNSTLSPNVSKTLYLNNLIVFSFIYLIPFLLSLASLLLLFLSLRQHTRIVQQNCSRDFNTEAHKRAMKMVMSFLFLSTVHFSSILLTGWVFVLLQNSQVNFVVILLSTLFPSGHSFILILGNSKLRKTALGLLWHINHHLKMVKPFDFPRIFYIPRELN; translated from the coding sequence ATGCCATCTGGAATTGAACATGCTTTTCTGATAGCAGCGACAGGAGGATTCCTAACTGGAATGCTGGGGAACAGTTTCATTGTACTAGTTAACTGCATTGACTGGGTGAAGGGTCAGAAGCTCTCGTCAGCTGACTGCATTCTCACCAGCCTGGCTATCTCCAGAATCATTCTTCTTTGCATAATACTGTTAGATTCATATTTAATGGTGTTGTGGCCACATCTTTATACCATTGATAACATAGTAAAATTCGTTAATATTTTTTGGACACTGAGCAATCACCTAGCTACTTGGTTTGCCACCTGTCTAAGTGTTTTCTACTTCTTTAAAATAGCCAATTTCTCCCACTCCTGTTTCACCTGGCTGAGGAGGAGAATGAGCAGAGTGCTACTTGTGCTTCCCCTGGGGTCTTTACTCTTATGGCTTTGCAACTTTGAATTGATAGATACATTTAGTAATTTCTTGGGTAATGTCTATCAAAGATACGAAAGAAACTCAACTTTGTCCCCAAATGTAAGTAAAACTCTGTATCTTAACAACTTgattgttttcagtttcatttactTAATCCCCTTTCTGCTGtccctggcctccctgctccttttgtttctttccctgaGGCAACATACCAGGATTGTGCAACAGAACTGCTCCAGGGACTTCAATACAGAGGCCCATAAAAGGGCCATGAAAATGGTgatgtctttccttttcctctccacgGTTCATTTTTCTTCCATCCTATTAACaggttgggtttttgttttattgcagAATTCTCAGGTCAATTTTGTTGTCATATTATTATCAACTCTTTTTCCTTCAGGCCACTCATTTATTCTGATTTTGGGAAATAGCAAGTTGAGAAAAACTGCTTTAGGACTACTGTGGCATATTAATCACCACCTGAAAATGGTGAAACCTTTCGACTTCCCCAGAATTTTCTATATACCAAGAGAATTAAATTAA
- the TAS2R42 gene encoding taste receptor type 2 member 42 codes for MLAGLDIIFLTLSTAEFIIGMLGNVFIGLVNCSEWVKNREISLVDFILTCLAISRISQLLVSSFESFMIGLNPPFYSTHKLAKPVTLLWRITNHLSTWFTTCLSIFYLFKIAQFSHSLFLWLRWRMNRVVLAILVFSLFFLLFDLLLLETFNDFFLNINAMDESNLTLHINESKTSYIKMLVLLSFSYIIPIVLSLTLLLLLFLSLVKHIRNLELNSMGSRDFSMQAHKKAIKMVVSFLFLFTVHFLSIQLSNWILFLFWNNKSTKFIMLAVYIFPSGHSLILILGNSKLRQTALNVLWHLKISLKREKPISSLQINLPEPFQ; via the coding sequence ATGTTAGCTGGATTGGATATAATCTTTCTCACACTGTCGACAGCAGAATTCATAATTGGAATGTTGGGCAATGTGTTTATTGGACTGGTAAACTGCTCTGAATGGGTCAAGAACCGAGAGATCTCTTTAGTCGACTTCATCCTCACTTGCTTGGCAATCTCCAGAATCTCGCAGCTGTTGGTGTCATCGTTTGAATCATTTATGATAGGACTAAATCCACCTTTCTATTCCACCCATAAACTGGCAAAGCCTGTTACTTTGCTTTGGAGAATAACTAATCATTTGTCCACCTGGTTTACTACCTGCCTAAGCATTTTCTACCTCTTCAAGATAGCTCAGTTCTCCCATTCCCTTTTCCTTTGGCTGAGGTGGAGAATGAACAGAGTGGTTCTTGCAattcttgtattttctttgttctttctactGTTTGACCTTCTCTTGCTAGAAACATTTAATGATTTCTTCTTGAATATCAATGCAATGGATGAAAGTAATCTGACTTTACATATAAATGAAAGTAAAACTTCTTATATTAAAATGCTAGTTCTTCTTAGTTTTTCCTATATCATTCCTATTGTTCTGTCCCTGACCTTgttgcttcttttatttctgtcctTGGTAAAACACATCAGGAATTTGGAGCTCAACTCCATGGGCTCCAGGGACTTCAGCATGCAGGCCCATAAAAAGGCCATTAAGATGGTggtgtctttcctcttccttttcacaGTTCATTTTTTGTCCATACAGTTGTCAAATTGgatcctttttttattttggaataacaAGAGCACAAAGTTTATCATGTTGGCTGTATACATCTTTCCCTCAGGCCACTCATTAATTTTGATACTGGGAAACAGCAAGCTAAGACAGACAGCCTTGAATGTTCTGTGGCATCTTAAAATCTccctgaaaagagaaaaaccaattTCATCTTTACAGATAAACCTTCCAGAGCCTTTCCAATGA